In a single window of the Halobaculum lipolyticum genome:
- the lysS gene encoding lysine--tRNA ligase yields the protein MSGEAGSDGGAVDPHAVGSRGGDDGGTHRAFWADEVADEIEARDPDEPIVIKGGVSPSGIAHIGNFNEIIRGYFVAAVLRERGHEVRQVFTSDDKDALRKLPRKLADTDGNIVELGDVNAGALGQNLGKPYTDIPDPFEDGHDSYAAHFAALLEADAAALGIPVEMVSNTDLYADGDFDDVVERVLRNADAARETLGQYQDKVDEDYVPFMPQCSECGMLTQDVTEVDVDAREVHYRCSGIEAGDRFMEGCGHEGVASFREGKLPWRFEWPAQWEVLGVDFEPFGKDHAEGSWPSGVDIAREVLGNEPPVPMVYEWFTLNGESLSSSEGHVVTVQEVLDLIEPEVLRYFFARNPKKAKDFDIERLDQLVNEFDRFERAYFGADDPDERFTAFAERAYPFVVDEVTEGRVRLPYTFAAVLGMVDDRDFRIQLARDEGHFTDDTPEWAIEDALERVERARRWAERCDNEYNYRLQSDLPEHEFDADVEAALDDLADFVEAGNDGEAIQSEIYETARRHDVEVGDFFGAGYRLFFDETQGPRLGEFLGELEREFVVARLRREA from the coding sequence ATGAGCGGGGAGGCCGGAAGCGACGGCGGCGCCGTCGACCCCCACGCGGTCGGGAGTCGCGGCGGCGACGACGGCGGCACACACCGCGCGTTCTGGGCCGACGAGGTCGCCGACGAGATCGAGGCGCGCGATCCCGACGAGCCGATCGTGATCAAGGGCGGCGTCTCCCCCTCCGGCATCGCCCACATCGGCAACTTCAACGAGATCATCCGCGGCTACTTCGTCGCCGCCGTGCTCCGCGAGCGCGGCCACGAGGTCCGGCAGGTGTTCACCAGCGACGACAAGGACGCCCTCCGGAAGCTCCCCCGGAAGCTGGCGGACACCGACGGCAACATCGTGGAGTTGGGCGACGTGAACGCCGGCGCGCTCGGACAGAACCTCGGCAAGCCGTACACCGACATCCCCGACCCGTTCGAGGACGGCCACGACTCCTACGCCGCCCACTTCGCGGCGCTGTTGGAGGCCGACGCCGCCGCCCTCGGCATCCCCGTCGAGATGGTGTCGAACACGGATCTGTACGCCGACGGCGACTTCGACGACGTGGTCGAACGCGTCCTCCGCAACGCCGACGCCGCCCGCGAGACGCTCGGGCAGTACCAGGACAAGGTCGACGAGGACTACGTCCCGTTCATGCCGCAGTGTTCCGAGTGCGGCATGCTGACACAAGACGTGACCGAAGTCGACGTGGACGCCCGCGAGGTCCACTACCGCTGTTCGGGCATCGAGGCGGGCGACCGCTTCATGGAGGGCTGCGGCCACGAGGGCGTCGCCTCTTTCCGCGAGGGGAAGCTCCCGTGGCGCTTCGAGTGGCCCGCCCAGTGGGAGGTGCTGGGTGTCGACTTCGAGCCGTTCGGGAAGGACCACGCCGAAGGGTCGTGGCCCAGCGGCGTCGACATCGCGCGCGAGGTGCTCGGGAACGAGCCGCCGGTGCCGATGGTGTACGAGTGGTTCACGCTCAACGGCGAGTCGCTGTCCTCCTCGGAGGGGCACGTCGTCACCGTCCAGGAAGTGCTCGACCTGATCGAGCCGGAGGTGCTGCGCTACTTCTTCGCCCGGAACCCGAAGAAGGCGAAGGACTTCGATATCGAGCGGCTCGACCAACTCGTCAACGAGTTCGACCGCTTCGAGCGGGCGTACTTCGGCGCCGACGACCCCGACGAGCGCTTCACCGCGTTCGCCGAGCGGGCGTACCCGTTCGTCGTCGACGAGGTGACGGAGGGCCGAGTACGGCTCCCGTACACGTTCGCGGCGGTGCTCGGGATGGTCGACGACAGGGACTTCAGGATCCAGTTGGCCCGCGACGAGGGCCACTTCACCGACGACACGCCCGAGTGGGCCATCGAGGACGCGCTGGAGCGCGTCGAGCGCGCCCGCCGGTGGGCCGAGCGCTGCGACAACGAGTACAACTACCGGCTCCAGTCCGATCTGCCGGAACACGAGTTCGACGCCGACGTGGAGGCGGCGCTCGACGACCTAGCCGACTTCGTGGAGGCCGGCAACGACGGCGAGGCGATCCAGAGCGAGATCTACGAGACGGCCCGCCGCCACGATGTCGAGGTCGGCGACTTCTTCGGCGCCGGCTACCGGCTGTTCTTCGACGAGACGCAGGGACCCCGCCTCGGCGAGTTCCTCGGCGAGTTGGAGCGGGAGTTCGTCGTCGCCCGGCTCCGGCGGGAAGCGTAG
- a CDS encoding PadR family transcriptional regulator — translation MRKSGPPRGLISYIVLELLEEKPRYGYEILKEITEISGGHWEPSYGSVYPILYKFEEEGYAERIERADEPDRKYFALTDAGHDHLAEKRREVGGKARDFADVILGFYHMYVAFATDERFHVDPADDDWRFDDEYSGWIAEQVIRHHERDFGEFERIPDSPEAFHARQGDADAPSGDEPSEPSNRAGSDATRDDGADGVDGDGDGEGDHDAEDRANGDGDRVEETAADGGTAE, via the coding sequence ATGCGGAAGAGCGGCCCGCCGCGTGGCCTCATCTCGTACATCGTGCTCGAACTCTTGGAGGAGAAGCCGCGCTACGGCTACGAGATCCTCAAGGAGATCACCGAGATCAGCGGCGGTCACTGGGAGCCCTCCTACGGCTCCGTCTACCCGATCCTCTACAAGTTCGAGGAGGAGGGGTACGCCGAGCGGATCGAACGCGCGGACGAACCCGACCGCAAGTACTTCGCGCTCACCGACGCGGGCCACGACCACCTCGCCGAGAAGCGCCGCGAGGTCGGCGGGAAGGCGCGCGACTTCGCGGACGTGATCCTCGGTTTCTACCACATGTACGTCGCGTTCGCCACCGACGAACGGTTCCACGTCGACCCCGCCGACGACGACTGGCGCTTCGACGACGAGTACTCCGGCTGGATCGCGGAGCAGGTGATCCGTCACCACGAGCGCGACTTCGGCGAGTTCGAGCGCATCCCCGACAGCCCCGAGGCGTTCCACGCCCGGCAGGGCGACGCGGACGCGCCGAGCGGGGACGAACCGAGCGAGCCCTCGAACCGAGCGGGGAGCGACGCGACCCGCGATGACGGCGCGGACGGCGTCGACGGCGACGGCGACGGTGAAGGCGACCATGACGCCGAGGACCGCGCGAACGGCGACGGCGACCGGGTCGAGGAGACGGCCGCAGACGGCGGCACGGCCGAGTAA
- a CDS encoding site-2 protease family protein, giving the protein MSEAVPDDYPRPPELDAVFHCSEIRTDGDRVLYYGVSDVDEDELVRRIWPAFREAGYEAQVVNTDTGLDVVVARPSADGLDGVPWVNVGLFVATVLSTLLVGATAWYYIPFSEILSNPLTALRAWPFTAAVLGVLMTHEFGHYAMGRYHGVDVSLPYVIPFILPFGTMGAIIRMRGHMPDREALFDIGVAGPLAGLAATVVVTVVGLLLGPFTVPASVLGGGGQVIVFNNPPLLDLIAAALNQQTGYSDPTQTAHPVIMGAWVGMFFTVLNLLPVGQLDGGHIVRAMVGERQETVAAMVPVALFGIAAYLYFVRDLAVNESVGLWAFWGLFSAFIAYRGPANPIEDEPLDTRRVAVGLFTFALGLLCFMLVPIQVTAV; this is encoded by the coding sequence ATGAGCGAGGCGGTTCCCGACGACTACCCGCGTCCTCCGGAACTCGACGCCGTCTTCCACTGTTCGGAGATCCGGACGGACGGCGACCGGGTGCTCTACTACGGGGTCAGCGACGTCGACGAGGACGAACTCGTCCGTCGGATCTGGCCCGCCTTCCGGGAGGCCGGCTACGAGGCACAGGTCGTGAACACCGACACCGGACTCGACGTGGTCGTCGCCCGGCCGTCCGCCGACGGTCTCGACGGCGTCCCGTGGGTGAACGTCGGGCTGTTCGTCGCCACCGTCCTGTCGACCCTCCTCGTGGGCGCGACCGCGTGGTACTACATCCCGTTCTCGGAGATCCTCTCGAACCCGCTGACGGCGCTGCGTGCGTGGCCGTTCACCGCGGCGGTGCTGGGGGTCCTGATGACCCACGAGTTCGGCCACTACGCCATGGGCCGGTACCACGGCGTCGACGTGTCGCTGCCGTACGTCATCCCGTTCATCCTCCCGTTCGGGACCATGGGCGCCATCATCCGGATGCGCGGCCACATGCCCGACCGCGAGGCGCTGTTCGACATCGGCGTCGCCGGCCCGCTCGCCGGACTCGCCGCGACGGTCGTCGTCACCGTCGTCGGACTGCTGCTCGGCCCGTTCACCGTCCCGGCGTCGGTGCTCGGCGGCGGCGGGCAGGTGATCGTGTTCAACAACCCGCCGTTGCTGGACCTGATCGCGGCGGCGCTGAACCAGCAGACCGGCTACAGCGACCCGACACAGACCGCTCACCCGGTCATCATGGGCGCGTGGGTGGGGATGTTCTTCACCGTCCTCAACCTCCTCCCGGTCGGCCAGCTCGACGGCGGGCACATCGTCCGCGCGATGGTCGGCGAGCGCCAGGAGACCGTCGCCGCGATGGTGCCGGTCGCGCTGTTCGGTATCGCGGCGTACCTCTACTTCGTCCGCGACCTGGCCGTCAACGAGTCGGTCGGGCTGTGGGCGTTCTGGGGGCTGTTCTCGGCGTTCATCGCCTACCGCGGTCCCGCGAACCCGATCGAGGACGAACCGCTCGACACGCGGCGCGTCGCCGTCGGCCTGTTCACCTTCGCGTTGGGACTGCTGTGTTTCATGCTCGTCCCGATCCAAGTGACGGCCGTCTGA
- a CDS encoding 30S ribosomal protein S19e has protein sequence MVTLYDVPAADLIDEVAARLEDRIEQPEWVQFTKSGQDRELPPQQEDFWFRRAASLLRKVADNGPIGVERLATEYGGAKRGSNRYIVRPPNHEGGSRKIIRVALQQLEEEGFVETAQGEGRRITDEGRSFLDEVAGDVLSELDRPELERYA, from the coding sequence ATGGTTACCCTCTACGACGTCCCGGCGGCGGACCTCATCGACGAGGTCGCCGCCCGACTGGAGGATCGCATCGAACAGCCGGAGTGGGTGCAGTTCACCAAGTCCGGACAGGACCGCGAACTCCCGCCCCAGCAGGAGGACTTCTGGTTCCGCCGTGCGGCCTCGCTGCTGCGCAAGGTCGCGGACAACGGTCCCATCGGCGTCGAGCGCCTCGCCACCGAGTACGGCGGCGCCAAGCGCGGCTCGAACCGCTACATCGTCCGCCCCCCGAACCACGAGGGCGGCTCGCGGAAGATCATCCGCGTCGCGCTCCAGCAGCTCGAGGAGGAGGGCTTCGTGGAGACGGCCCAGGGCGAGGGCCGCCGCATCACCGACGAGGGGCGTTCGTTCCTCGACGAGGTCGCCGGCGACGTGCTGAGCGAACTGGACCGGCCCGAGCTCGAACGCTACGCGTAA
- a CDS encoding DNA-binding protein: protein MSETPDDERLEELREQKMQELQEQAQGQGQGDAEAQQAAQEQAERQQEALLKQHLTDGARQRLNAVEMSKPEFAAQVKQQVTALARSGRVNGRIDEAQMKELLRELQPDQKSFDIRRR, encoded by the coding sequence ATGAGCGAGACCCCCGACGACGAACGGCTCGAGGAGCTTCGCGAGCAGAAGATGCAGGAGCTGCAGGAGCAGGCACAGGGGCAGGGACAGGGCGACGCCGAGGCCCAGCAGGCCGCCCAGGAGCAGGCCGAGCGCCAGCAGGAGGCGCTGCTCAAGCAGCACCTCACCGACGGCGCGCGCCAGCGGCTCAACGCCGTCGAGATGAGCAAACCGGAGTTCGCCGCGCAGGTGAAACAGCAGGTCACGGCGCTGGCGCGCAGCGGTCGCGTGAACGGCCGCATCGACGAGGCCCAGATGAAGGAGCTGCTGCGCGAGCTGCAGCCGGACCAGAAGAGTTTCGACATCCGCCGCCGCTGA
- a CDS encoding molybdopterin synthase, giving the protein MRTLSLVGPGTADLIDPLAARLDGRVATVRRDDAAAADDAPVDTAASYRLAADGSWRGSGTADSFPALLDRLAPDYDFALVAGESRLRLPTVVVGDERVPGDVVARVDDAAELALDDLVTRVETAEPHVTLESLVDEAKASEHADRSGAIATFTGRVRAKDGPDDDRTELLEFEKYEGVAADRMARIERELEERAGVFDVRMHHRVGPIADGEDIVFVVVLAGHRREAFRAVEDGIDRLKDEVPIFKKETTESEEFWVHERSP; this is encoded by the coding sequence ATGCGCACGCTCTCGCTGGTCGGTCCCGGCACGGCCGACCTCATCGACCCGCTCGCCGCACGGCTCGACGGCCGCGTGGCGACGGTGCGCCGCGACGACGCGGCCGCGGCCGACGACGCGCCCGTCGACACGGCCGCGAGCTACCGGCTCGCCGCGGACGGATCCTGGCGCGGCTCCGGAACGGCCGACTCGTTCCCCGCGCTGTTGGACCGGCTCGCGCCGGACTACGACTTCGCGCTCGTCGCGGGGGAGTCCCGGCTCCGGCTCCCGACGGTCGTCGTCGGCGACGAGCGCGTCCCGGGCGACGTGGTCGCTCGCGTCGACGACGCCGCCGAGCTCGCGCTCGACGACCTCGTCACCCGCGTCGAGACGGCCGAGCCGCACGTCACGTTGGAGTCGCTCGTGGACGAGGCGAAAGCCAGCGAGCACGCCGACCGCTCCGGCGCGATCGCGACGTTCACCGGGCGCGTCCGCGCGAAGGACGGCCCGGACGACGACCGGACGGAGCTGCTGGAGTTCGAGAAGTACGAGGGCGTCGCGGCCGACCGGATGGCCCGCATCGAACGCGAACTCGAGGAACGGGCGGGCGTGTTCGACGTGCGGATGCACCACCGCGTCGGCCCGATCGCCGACGGCGAGGACATCGTGTTCGTCGTCGTGCTCGCGGGCCACCGCAGGGAAGCGTTCCGCGCCGTCGAGGACGGCATCGACCGCCTGAAAGACGAGGTGCCGATCTTCAAGAAGGAGACCACCGAGTCCGAGGAGTTCTGGGTCCACGAGCGCTCCCCGTGA
- a CDS encoding lysylphosphatidylglycerol synthase transmembrane domain-containing protein → MDSDQLRATVVGFVGAFAVLGVLLYLVGVGDLVAVLRDASLPLVALVVLATLCWLAAWSVALRTVLGVLGVSLSVPRSFLVLNGAMFSNNVTPFGQAGGEPVTALLISKVADTEYERGLAAIASVDTLNFVPSVTLALVGAAYFATETTFGTRLRFATGVVVALALVVPGAVYVGWRNRYALEDRVVGALVPAIRRVAALLPIFSAPSEESVESRIGHFFGAIERVATDRTGIAVSLAASTLGWTFQMVGLYVAFLAIDQPVPFSAMLFVVPMGAIAGVTPLPGGAGGIEAVLVAVLVALPSVSVTATTALGAVVIYRGAVYWVPVILGGVVVSVVGADSVG, encoded by the coding sequence ATGGATTCGGACCAGCTACGCGCCACCGTCGTCGGCTTCGTCGGTGCGTTCGCGGTCCTCGGCGTCCTCCTGTACCTCGTCGGCGTCGGCGACTTGGTGGCGGTGTTGCGGGACGCCTCCCTCCCGCTGGTCGCGCTGGTCGTGCTCGCCACCCTCTGCTGGCTGGCCGCGTGGTCGGTCGCCCTCCGCACCGTCCTCGGCGTCCTCGGGGTGTCGCTGTCGGTGCCGCGGTCGTTCCTCGTGCTCAACGGCGCGATGTTCTCCAACAACGTCACCCCGTTCGGACAGGCCGGCGGCGAGCCGGTGACGGCGCTGCTCATCTCGAAGGTCGCGGACACGGAGTACGAGCGCGGACTCGCCGCCATCGCGAGCGTCGACACGCTCAACTTCGTCCCGTCGGTAACGCTGGCGCTCGTCGGCGCGGCGTACTTCGCGACGGAGACGACGTTCGGCACACGCTTGCGCTTCGCCACCGGCGTCGTCGTCGCGCTCGCGCTCGTCGTCCCCGGCGCGGTGTACGTCGGCTGGCGCAACCGCTACGCGTTGGAGGACCGCGTCGTCGGCGCGCTCGTCCCGGCGATCCGGCGGGTCGCGGCGCTGCTCCCGATCTTCTCGGCGCCCAGCGAGGAGAGCGTCGAGTCCCGCATCGGCCACTTCTTCGGCGCCATCGAGCGCGTCGCCACCGACCGCACCGGCATCGCCGTCTCGTTGGCCGCCTCGACGCTCGGGTGGACGTTCCAGATGGTCGGGCTGTACGTCGCCTTCCTCGCCATCGACCAGCCGGTGCCGTTCTCGGCGATGCTGTTCGTCGTCCCGATGGGCGCCATCGCGGGCGTGACGCCGCTGCCGGGCGGGGCCGGCGGGATCGAGGCCGTCCTCGTCGCCGTGCTCGTGGCGCTCCCGTCGGTGTCGGTGACGGCGACCACGGCGCTGGGCGCCGTCGTCATCTACCGCGGCGCCGTCTACTGGGTGCCGGTGATCCTCGGCGGCGTCGTGGTGAGCGTCGTCGGCGCCGACAGCGTCGGCTGA
- the pyrH gene encoding UMP kinase, with product MRVVLSLGGSVLAPELDSQRVAAYADAIERLVGEGCELGVVVGGGGVAREYIGAARELDANEVQLDQLGIDVTRVNARLLITALGSSVDPSPAHDYDEAADAIRRGDVSVMGGVTPGQTTDAVAATLGEYVNADLLVYATGANGVYDADPNVDDTAEQFAEMTPEELVRVVVPMSRDAGASAPVDLLAAKLIQRSGMRTIVLDGHDPTAVEDAVLRGEHTGTDIVPAGGDEPTYWAQR from the coding sequence ATGAGAGTAGTCCTGTCGCTCGGCGGGAGCGTTCTCGCGCCGGAACTCGACTCGCAACGAGTGGCGGCGTACGCCGACGCCATCGAGCGTCTGGTCGGCGAGGGGTGTGAGCTGGGGGTCGTCGTCGGCGGCGGCGGCGTCGCCCGCGAGTACATCGGCGCCGCGCGCGAGTTGGACGCCAACGAGGTCCAACTCGACCAACTCGGCATCGACGTGACGCGCGTGAACGCCCGCCTGCTGATCACTGCGCTCGGGTCGTCGGTCGACCCGTCGCCGGCCCACGACTACGACGAGGCGGCCGACGCCATCCGCCGCGGCGACGTCTCCGTGATGGGCGGCGTGACCCCGGGACAGACGACCGACGCCGTCGCGGCGACGCTCGGCGAGTACGTCAACGCAGACCTGCTCGTGTACGCCACGGGCGCGAACGGCGTCTACGACGCCGACCCGAACGTCGACGACACGGCAGAGCAGTTCGCCGAGATGACGCCAGAGGAGCTCGTCCGAGTCGTCGTCCCGATGAGCCGGGACGCCGGTGCCTCCGCGCCGGTGGACCTGCTGGCGGCGAAGCTCATCCAGCGGTCCGGGATGCGGACGATCGTCCTCGACGGCCACGACCCCACGGCCGTCGAAGACGCGGTCCTCCGGGGCGAACACACCGGGACGGACATCGTTCCCGCCGGCGGCGACGAGCCGACGTACTGGGCACAGCGATGA
- the thiL gene encoding thiamine-phosphate kinase gives MDEREALARLADSLPSAGDDCAVVGDRVLTTDMLHETTDFPAGVDRYTAGWRAVGASLSDVAAMGADAEAAVAAYGAPRFDPEEVDEFVRGAREVCGAVGAEYVGGDLDRHDEFTVATTALGATDDPVRRGGAARGDVVCVTGTVGRSAAALRAFERGDAERGNDLFRFTPRVAAGVALRPYATAMMDSSDGLARSLHQLVAASDTADLGMDVTESAVPVDGAVDDLFDDPDDRREAALFFGEDFELVFTLPSDAVDAARAASPTPFATVGNVTWDGVRMDGDPLPDRGYGHGGGDSEGDTGGDGNGRSE, from the coding sequence ATGGACGAACGCGAGGCGCTCGCACGGTTGGCGGACAGCCTCCCGAGCGCCGGGGACGACTGCGCCGTCGTCGGCGACCGCGTCCTCACGACGGACATGCTCCACGAGACGACGGACTTTCCCGCCGGCGTCGACCGCTACACCGCCGGCTGGCGCGCCGTCGGCGCCTCGCTGTCGGACGTGGCCGCGATGGGCGCCGACGCCGAGGCGGCGGTCGCCGCCTACGGCGCCCCGCGGTTCGACCCCGAGGAGGTCGACGAGTTCGTCCGCGGCGCCCGCGAGGTGTGCGGGGCGGTCGGCGCCGAGTACGTCGGCGGCGACCTCGACCGCCACGACGAGTTCACCGTCGCGACGACGGCGTTGGGCGCGACCGACGACCCGGTCCGCCGCGGCGGCGCCGCCCGGGGCGACGTCGTCTGCGTCACGGGGACCGTCGGTCGCAGCGCCGCCGCCCTCCGCGCGTTCGAGCGCGGCGACGCCGAACGCGGCAACGACCTGTTCCGGTTCACTCCCCGCGTCGCCGCCGGCGTCGCGCTGCGGCCGTACGCGACCGCGATGATGGACTCCAGCGACGGGCTGGCGCGCTCGTTGCACCAGTTGGTCGCGGCGAGCGACACGGCCGATCTGGGGATGGACGTGACCGAATCGGCCGTCCCCGTCGACGGCGCCGTCGACGACCTGTTCGACGACCCCGACGACCGGAGGGAGGCGGCGCTGTTCTTCGGCGAGGACTTCGAGTTGGTGTTCACCCTCCCGAGCGACGCCGTGGACGCCGCCCGGGCGGCGTCGCCGACGCCGTTCGCGACGGTCGGCAACGTCACGTGGGACGGCGTCCGGATGGACGGCGACCCGCTCCCGGACCGCGGGTACGGCCACGGCGGCGGCGACAGCGAGGGCGACACCGGCGGCGACGGGAACGGCAGATCGGAGTAG
- a CDS encoding DUF7411 family protein, with amino-acid sequence MDLALCYSGGKDSSLAALVLDRFYDVTLVTARFGLTDDHDHARTAAETLGFPFDTIELDREVAEEAVETMRADGFPRNGIQRVHEHALESLAERDVDAVADGTRRDDRVPTISRAFAQSLEDRHGVDYLSPLSGFGRGAVDRLVEETLEVESGPSEEVPKADYESELRALLREQGGDAAVGEVFPAHEQTYVRGRR; translated from the coding sequence GTGGACCTCGCGCTCTGTTACAGCGGCGGGAAGGACTCCTCGCTCGCCGCGCTCGTCCTCGACCGCTTCTACGACGTGACGCTGGTCACCGCGCGGTTCGGGCTGACCGACGACCACGACCACGCCCGCACGGCCGCCGAGACGCTCGGCTTCCCGTTCGACACCATCGAACTCGACCGCGAGGTGGCCGAGGAGGCGGTCGAGACGATGCGCGCCGACGGCTTCCCCCGCAACGGGATCCAGCGCGTCCACGAGCACGCGCTGGAGTCGCTCGCCGAGCGCGACGTCGACGCCGTCGCCGACGGCACCCGCCGCGACGACCGCGTGCCGACCATCTCGCGGGCGTTCGCCCAGTCGCTGGAGGACCGCCACGGCGTCGACTACCTCTCGCCCCTCTCGGGGTTCGGCCGCGGCGCCGTCGACCGCCTCGTGGAGGAGACGCTGGAGGTGGAGTCCGGTCCCTCCGAGGAGGTGCCGAAGGCCGACTACGAGAGCGAACTCCGCGCCCTGTTGCGCGAACAGGGCGGGGACGCGGCGGTCGGGGAGGTGTTCCCCGCCCACGAACAGACGTACGTGCGCGGCCGGCGCTGA
- a CDS encoding DUF7123 family protein, whose product MSATVHPSDTDRASTDDPSKEERLAAFLREKAADGELYFKSKFIADEVGLSPKEIGALMVKLKDSACGLTIEKWSYTSATTWRIESAN is encoded by the coding sequence ATGAGCGCAACCGTACACCCCTCCGACACCGACCGCGCCTCGACCGACGACCCCTCCAAGGAGGAGCGCCTCGCGGCGTTCCTGCGCGAGAAGGCCGCGGACGGCGAGCTCTACTTCAAGAGCAAGTTCATCGCCGACGAGGTCGGTCTCTCCCCCAAGGAGATCGGCGCCCTGATGGTGAAGCTGAAGGACTCCGCCTGCGGCCTCACCATCGAGAAGTGGTCGTACACGTCCGCGACCACCTGGCGCATCGAATCGGCGAACTGA
- a CDS encoding site-2 protease family protein: MATSSLLSNTLLWVLVGILAYSVVMMGLYSRGYLPDAVRVQGPLTTIHTKRGRTFLNWLSRPRRLWRAWSNLGVGIAVVVMVAMFGFLVFSALATLQSPVQTAANQPSNFLIIPGVNDFLPLAVAPEIVFGLLVALVVHEGGHGLLCRVEDIDIDSLGVVLLALIPVGAFVEPDEESQSNADRGARSRMFAAGVTNNFAVTAVVFALLFGPVIASITPAAGLAVGGAYQGAPAADAGIESGDRITAVAGQSVADPAAFESALAAVDDPTVEMTLADGETVAVERRVTAVGAVDGNPLGLSVDPEGEPPAITAVAGTEVRTEAEFRAAARDHEFATVTTTEGTVEAPLGAYVGALTENGALDNQTDLAAPFTITRIDGERIVDYDDLTTTLSGDTYDPGDEVTLRLYAADGFEEVTVALGGTDANPLIGVSVVRGVSGVVVDDLGIERYPAEAYLALLGGDAGDLPPGFGGIAGSPLGLVYAALLLPLASAVSAALPYNFAGFYGRWAGFYDVTGPLGALGEGPVFLLANVLFWTGWINIQLGIFNCIPGYPLDGGRLLRMGAEGLVSRLPVSDRSRVVSTLTTSVGLTMLAALLVVVFAPSVL, translated from the coding sequence CTACGTCCTCGCTCCTCTCGAACACCCTCCTGTGGGTGCTCGTCGGGATCCTCGCGTACTCCGTCGTGATGATGGGGTTGTACTCCCGGGGGTATCTCCCGGACGCCGTCCGCGTGCAGGGACCGCTCACGACGATCCACACGAAGCGCGGCCGGACGTTCCTCAACTGGCTGTCGAGACCCCGGCGCCTGTGGCGGGCGTGGAGCAACCTCGGCGTCGGCATCGCGGTCGTCGTGATGGTCGCGATGTTCGGGTTCCTCGTGTTCTCGGCGCTGGCGACGCTGCAGAGTCCGGTGCAGACGGCCGCGAACCAGCCGTCGAACTTCCTCATCATCCCCGGCGTCAACGACTTCCTCCCGCTGGCTGTCGCCCCGGAGATCGTGTTCGGCCTGCTCGTCGCGCTCGTCGTCCACGAGGGCGGCCACGGCCTGCTGTGTCGCGTCGAGGACATCGACATCGACTCGCTGGGCGTCGTCCTGCTCGCGTTGATCCCCGTCGGCGCGTTCGTCGAACCCGACGAGGAGAGCCAGTCGAACGCCGACCGCGGCGCCCGCTCGCGGATGTTCGCCGCGGGCGTCACCAACAACTTCGCCGTCACCGCGGTCGTGTTCGCGCTGCTGTTCGGCCCGGTGATCGCCTCCATCACCCCCGCCGCCGGTCTCGCCGTCGGCGGGGCGTATCAGGGCGCGCCCGCCGCCGACGCCGGCATCGAGAGCGGCGACCGCATCACGGCCGTCGCGGGCCAGTCGGTCGCCGACCCCGCGGCCTTCGAGTCGGCGCTGGCGGCCGTCGACGACCCGACCGTGGAGATGACGCTCGCCGACGGGGAGACCGTCGCCGTCGAGCGCCGGGTGACCGCCGTCGGCGCCGTCGACGGGAACCCGCTGGGGCTGTCGGTCGATCCGGAGGGCGAACCGCCGGCGATCACGGCGGTCGCCGGCACCGAGGTCCGGACCGAAGCCGAGTTCCGCGCGGCCGCCCGCGACCACGAGTTCGCCACGGTGACGACGACCGAGGGGACCGTCGAGGCGCCGCTGGGCGCCTACGTCGGCGCGCTCACGGAGAACGGCGCGCTCGACAACCAGACCGACCTCGCGGCGCCGTTCACGATCACCCGGATCGACGGCGAGCGGATCGTCGACTACGACGACCTGACGACGACGCTGTCGGGCGACACCTACGACCCCGGCGACGAGGTGACGCTGCGGCTGTACGCCGCCGACGGGTTCGAGGAGGTGACCGTCGCGCTCGGCGGCACCGACGCGAACCCGCTGATCGGCGTCTCCGTCGTCCGGGGCGTCTCCGGCGTCGTCGTCGACGACCTCGGTATCGAGCGCTACCCCGCCGAGGCGTACCTCGCGCTGCTGGGCGGCGACGCCGGCGACCTGCCGCCCGGCTTCGGCGGCATCGCCGGCTCCCCGCTCGGACTCGTGTACGCCGCCCTGCTGCTCCCGCTCGCGAGCGCCGTCTCCGCGGCGCTACCGTACAACTTCGCCGGCTTCTACGGCCGGTGGGCCGGCTTCTACGACGTGACCGGACCGCTCGGCGCGCTCGGCGAGGGACCGGTGTTCCTCCTCGCGAACGTCCTCTTCTGGACCGGGTGGATCAACATCCAGCTGGGCATCTTCAACTGCATCCCGGGCTACCCGCTCGACGGCGGCCGCCTCCTTCGGATGGGCGCGGAGGGACTCGTCTCGCGGCTCCCGGTGTCCGACCGGAGCCGGGTGGTGTCGACGCTCACCACCTCCGTCGGTCTCACCATGCTGGCGGCGCTGCTCGTCGTCGTGTTCGCGCCGTCGGTGCTCTGA